From the genome of Desulfovibrio psychrotolerans, one region includes:
- a CDS encoding DsrE family protein encodes MQVLITISSSEPEIKWNAVRFGNFLLEQGEDVTIFLNGPGVALTAGESEQYPIGQQAKVFSLNEGTLVGUGKCMTAHGVGENPFVSVSNMPFLYEAMKKADKILNF; translated from the coding sequence ATGCAGGTACTCATCACCATTTCCAGCAGTGAGCCGGAAATCAAATGGAATGCCGTCCGGTTCGGCAATTTTCTTCTGGAACAGGGGGAAGATGTTACCATCTTCCTGAACGGCCCGGGAGTTGCCCTCACCGCAGGCGAAAGCGAGCAGTATCCCATAGGCCAGCAGGCCAAGGTGTTCTCTCTGAACGAAGGCACCCTTGTCGGCTGAGGCAAGTGCATGACCGCCCACGGTGTGGGCGAAAATCCCTTTGTCTCGGTTTCCAATATGCCGTTCCTGTACGAGGCCATGAAAAAGGCCGACAAGATTCTGAATTTCTGA
- a CDS encoding flavodoxin: protein MAKALIVYGSTTGNTENTARYIASAFAAKSIDTQVMSAADVNAPDLGGNYDIVLLGCSTWGDEEIELQDDFIPLYDELENSGLSGKKVAVFGCGDSSYTYFCGAVDAIEEKMEAVGATIVVDSLKIDGDPVRDDVCAWAEEVAAKL, encoded by the coding sequence ATGGCCAAAGCTCTCATCGTCTACGGTTCCACCACCGGCAACACGGAAAACACCGCACGCTACATAGCCAGCGCCTTTGCCGCAAAAAGCATAGACACACAGGTCATGAGCGCGGCAGACGTGAATGCCCCTGACCTTGGCGGAAACTACGACATCGTCCTTCTGGGCTGCTCCACGTGGGGTGACGAGGAGATCGAACTGCAGGACGACTTTATCCCCCTGTACGACGAGCTGGAAAATTCCGGCCTCTCCGGCAAGAAGGTGGCCGTGTTCGGGTGCGGCGACTCATCCTACACCTATTTCTGCGGCGCGGTGGATGCCATTGAAGAAAAAATGGAAGCCGTCGGGGCTACTATTGTCGTGGACTCCCTGAAAATTGACGGCGACCCCGTGCGCGACGACGTGTGCGCATGGGCGGAAGAAGTCGCCGCCAAGCTGTAA
- a CDS encoding Dabb family protein — translation MIRHLVWWTLKEEALGATAKENCAKMVAMLRGMEGRIPSLKSIEVSTEFLETSTETVQVILQSTHDDAEGLKAYAVHPEHLKCVEFIKQIVATRKVMDYVV, via the coding sequence ATGATCAGACATCTCGTATGGTGGACGCTTAAGGAAGAGGCCCTCGGGGCAACAGCCAAGGAAAACTGCGCCAAGATGGTCGCCATGCTCAGAGGCATGGAGGGGCGCATCCCCTCGCTTAAAAGCATAGAAGTTTCCACCGAGTTTCTGGAAACCTCTACGGAGACCGTTCAGGTCATTCTGCAGTCCACCCATGACGATGCGGAAGGGCTTAAGGCGTATGCCGTGCACCCGGAACACCTCAAGTGCGTGGAGTTCATCAAGCAGATTGTGGCCACCCGCAAGGTTATGGACTACGTGGTGTAG
- a CDS encoding UPF0149 family protein — MPVPAQTISSGRVAAAPRLSDEQLRERMESLLRQHPCDYDYPAIRAFLMGEAVAPVAMDPMELCTVFWDEQALVFADAAARNAFHQTFALLWNRLQEHTRKKSPFRLTPLALPGTGAQLEHYLNVRGSEFSSLHAGFLQGRDSSELDDARNALVATLSAGSFVVQRLWGEVYVAAEDDILPRDVVLTVRRFETTANRDVAEFVWKAARLRQSVRS; from the coding sequence TTGCCCGTACCCGCCCAAACCATCTCATCCGGCCGCGTTGCGGCAGCCCCCCGGCTGTCTGACGAGCAGTTGCGCGAACGCATGGAGTCGCTGCTCCGCCAACACCCCTGCGACTACGATTACCCGGCCATACGCGCCTTCCTCATGGGAGAGGCTGTGGCTCCCGTTGCCATGGACCCCATGGAATTGTGTACGGTCTTCTGGGATGAGCAGGCCCTGGTCTTTGCCGATGCCGCCGCCCGCAATGCTTTTCACCAAACCTTCGCCCTGCTGTGGAACCGGTTGCAGGAACACACCCGCAAAAAATCTCCGTTCCGCCTCACCCCCCTTGCCCTGCCCGGCACGGGCGCACAACTGGAGCACTACCTGAACGTGCGCGGCAGCGAATTTTCCTCCCTGCACGCAGGCTTCCTGCAAGGACGCGATTCCTCAGAACTGGACGATGCGCGCAACGCGCTGGTGGCCACGCTTTCCGCCGGTTCCTTTGTGGTGCAGCGGCTGTGGGGCGAGGTGTACGTGGCTGCGGAAGACGACATCCTTCCGCGCGATGTGGTGCTTACCGTGCGCCGATTCGAAACCACCGCCAACCGCGATGTGGCCGAATTTGTCTGGAAGGCCGCACGCCTGCGGCAATCTGTGCGTTCCTGA
- a CDS encoding AMP-binding protein → MEKLERQTLQAVLERSVRCFAAHPAVSNVGEEPVTYAEFGENVHSLSRMLANNGIARGDRVAILSESCPHWAVAYFAITAMGAVAVPILPDFHPDAIHHIIRHSESRAVFVSEKLFPKLEDGQYDEEPLLILMESFVPVGLDDGKDRLKEMKKAGLREFRKFKEKALRMAERFSDKVRSTGDDAAETPGEAWYDVPPHEVKPDDVAAIIYTSGTTGHSKGVVLTHGNIVSNAIAVVETIIQVGPGDRLLSILPLSHTYECTLGMVLPLAHGAHVHYLDKPPTARALLPALAQVRPTIMLSVPLVIEKIFKTAILPKLTGSWLKRRLYGIAAVRKKLNAVAGKKLRETFGGCLRMFCIGGAPLAPDVELFLREAGFPYGLGYGLTETSPLCAGDAPGKANLYSIGKPLHGVQITILDKDPVTGEGEIAVKGPNVMREYYKGPEITRSTFTEDGWFRTGDFGKLDRDGHLVIKGRLKNVIVGASGENIYPEEIEGVLLQSSWVLECIVYQLDGKLAARVHIDYAKADEEFGKLPVAKMQAKVDELLESLRQEANGKVSTFARLHRMIEQTEPFEKTPTHKIKRYLYVE, encoded by the coding sequence ATGGAAAAATTGGAAAGGCAGACGTTGCAGGCCGTGCTGGAGCGCAGCGTACGGTGCTTTGCGGCGCATCCTGCTGTTTCGAATGTAGGAGAAGAGCCTGTAACCTACGCCGAGTTCGGCGAAAACGTGCACAGCCTGAGCCGCATGCTTGCGAACAACGGCATAGCGCGGGGGGACAGGGTTGCCATTCTCAGCGAGAGCTGTCCGCACTGGGCAGTGGCCTACTTTGCCATCACCGCCATGGGGGCGGTGGCGGTGCCCATTCTGCCGGACTTTCACCCGGACGCCATTCACCACATCATACGGCATTCGGAGTCCCGCGCGGTGTTTGTCTCCGAAAAGCTCTTTCCCAAGCTGGAAGACGGGCAGTATGATGAGGAACCGCTGCTTATTCTCATGGAATCCTTTGTGCCTGTGGGGCTGGATGACGGCAAGGACCGGCTGAAGGAGATGAAGAAGGCCGGACTGCGCGAATTTCGCAAGTTTAAGGAAAAGGCGCTGCGCATGGCGGAGCGGTTTTCCGATAAGGTGCGCAGCACGGGCGATGATGCCGCGGAGACGCCCGGCGAGGCGTGGTACGATGTGCCTCCGCACGAGGTAAAGCCGGACGATGTGGCCGCCATTATCTACACATCAGGCACCACGGGACACTCCAAGGGCGTGGTGCTCACGCACGGCAATATTGTTTCCAACGCCATAGCGGTGGTGGAAACCATCATACAGGTTGGTCCCGGAGACAGGCTGCTTTCCATCCTGCCGCTTTCGCACACCTATGAATGCACGTTGGGCATGGTGCTGCCGCTGGCACACGGCGCGCATGTGCACTATCTGGACAAACCGCCCACGGCGCGCGCACTGCTGCCCGCCCTGGCGCAGGTGCGGCCCACTATTATGCTCTCCGTTCCGCTGGTCATAGAAAAGATTTTTAAGACCGCCATTCTGCCCAAGCTTACGGGCAGCTGGCTGAAGCGCCGCCTTTACGGCATAGCCGCTGTGCGCAAAAAGCTGAACGCCGTTGCCGGGAAGAAGCTTAGGGAAACCTTCGGCGGGTGCCTGCGCATGTTCTGTATCGGCGGCGCGCCCCTTGCCCCGGATGTGGAGCTTTTTCTGCGCGAGGCGGGCTTTCCCTACGGTCTGGGCTACGGATTGACGGAAACCAGCCCCCTGTGTGCGGGAGATGCCCCCGGCAAGGCCAATCTGTATTCCATCGGCAAGCCGCTGCACGGGGTGCAGATTACCATTCTGGATAAAGACCCCGTGACGGGTGAGGGTGAGATAGCTGTAAAGGGGCCCAACGTAATGCGCGAGTATTACAAGGGACCGGAGATTACCCGCAGCACCTTCACGGAAGACGGCTGGTTCCGGACAGGTGATTTTGGAAAGCTGGACCGGGACGGGCATCTGGTCATCAAGGGGCGGCTGAAGAACGTTATCGTGGGCGCAAGCGGAGAGAATATCTATCCGGAAGAAATTGAGGGTGTGCTGCTCCAATCGTCATGGGTGCTGGAGTGCATAGTCTATCAACTGGATGGCAAGCTGGCGGCGCGGGTGCATATTGACTACGCCAAGGCGGACGAGGAATTCGGCAAGCTGCCCGTGGCCAAAATGCAGGCCAAGGTGGACGAATTGCTGGAATCGCTCCGGCAGGAGGCGAACGGCAAGGTTTCCACCTTTGCGCGGCTGCACAGGATGATTGAGCAGACCGAGCCTTTTGAGAAGACGCCCACCCACAAGATAAAGCGGTATCTGTACGTGGAGTAA
- a CDS encoding RluA family pseudouridine synthase produces the protein MQILHSDSHVVVIIKPGGMLSVPGKGPDMQDCAMQRVRDLFPGCINYPAAHRLDMDTSGLLAFGLTDEAYKGLSRQFAERSVDKRYIALLQGDVQGREGEIRLPFRLDTDNRPRQIYDPEHGKTGITRWGVLEREDGLTRVEFCPVTGRTHQLRVHAAHPLGLGCPIVGDRLYGTGRQGDALLLHAAYLCFRHPVTGEELAFCSVPDF, from the coding sequence ATGCAGATACTCCATAGCGATTCCCATGTCGTCGTGATCATTAAACCGGGAGGAATGCTCTCCGTGCCCGGAAAAGGCCCGGACATGCAGGATTGCGCCATGCAGCGCGTGCGCGATCTGTTTCCCGGCTGCATAAACTATCCCGCCGCGCACAGGCTGGATATGGATACCTCCGGCCTGCTGGCGTTCGGACTTACGGACGAAGCCTACAAAGGGCTCAGCCGCCAGTTTGCGGAACGCTCGGTGGACAAACGCTACATTGCGCTGCTGCAGGGCGACGTGCAGGGGCGGGAAGGCGAGATACGGCTTCCTTTCCGGCTGGATACGGACAACCGCCCCCGGCAGATATACGACCCGGAACACGGCAAGACGGGCATAACCCGCTGGGGAGTGCTGGAGCGGGAAGATGGGCTTACCCGCGTGGAATTCTGCCCTGTGACCGGGCGCACCCATCAGTTGCGCGTACATGCGGCGCACCCGCTGGGGCTGGGCTGCCCCATTGTGGGGGACAGGCTCTACGGCACCGGACGCCAAGGCGATGCCCTGCTGCTGCACGCGGCCTACCTGTGTTTCCGGCATCCGGTCACGGGCGAGGAACTGGCCTTCTGCTCCGTGCCAGATTTCTAG